From the Anaerolineales bacterium genome, one window contains:
- a CDS encoding aldehyde dehydrogenase — translation MPTAVTSSAELERALRNLQAAKLPWARLPLAERIALLDRLPEDLHAVEQPWVAAALAARGAQPGSPAESEEWFSFSVIYRQLRYLRKSLSQIAAKGRPQMPGKLCWKTAGQWTVDVFPQTLADRLALPGIRAEVRARDNFNGDLPETAAFYQQAEPQGGLCLVLGAGNVNALPAGDLLHKLFVEGKVVLLKLNPVNAYLDEWMQLAFGALIEPGYLQIVQGGADVGGELAAHPAVDEVHVTGSARTYAALQGIGKPLSAELGNVSPVIVVPGPWSTGDVRKQAAKYATSLVANAGFNCVTPRVFIQMEGWAQRQAFNQALVDYLRGVPTRRAWYPGAAERQAAFVQKYPQAQQIGGAGQGELPWTYIPGLDSEAKDGTAFRQEAFCGLAVETALPAENPIDFLHKAVQFANQHLWGDLAATIVVHPKSLQDPLMEAAVQQAITDLRYGTVVVNHWGALAFYLALTPWGAAPGNTPADIQSGVGMVSNPLMFAQPEKSVVQAPFLSFPDPYLAQSRRSYAYFRADARYQHRPNAGNLLRLLWAALRS, via the coding sequence ATGCCCACTGCCGTAACATCCTCAGCGGAACTCGAACGCGCTTTGCGCAACCTGCAGGCCGCCAAGCTGCCCTGGGCGCGGCTGCCGCTGGCGGAGCGCATCGCCCTCCTCGACCGCCTGCCTGAGGACTTGCACGCGGTGGAGCAGCCGTGGGTGGCGGCCGCCCTGGCGGCCAGGGGCGCCCAGCCCGGCTCCCCGGCCGAGAGCGAGGAATGGTTTTCCTTCAGTGTCATATATCGCCAGCTGCGCTATCTGCGTAAATCGCTAAGCCAGATCGCCGCCAAGGGGCGGCCGCAGATGCCCGGCAAGCTGTGCTGGAAAACTGCCGGGCAGTGGACCGTGGATGTCTTCCCGCAGACGCTGGCCGACCGCCTGGCCCTGCCTGGCATCCGCGCCGAGGTGCGCGCCCGCGATAACTTCAACGGCGACCTGCCGGAGACGGCTGCCTTCTACCAGCAGGCAGAGCCACAAGGCGGCCTGTGCCTGGTGCTGGGCGCCGGCAATGTCAATGCCTTGCCGGCGGGCGACCTCTTGCATAAGCTGTTTGTCGAGGGCAAGGTTGTCCTGCTCAAGCTCAATCCGGTCAATGCCTACTTGGATGAGTGGATGCAGCTGGCTTTCGGCGCCTTGATCGAGCCGGGGTATTTGCAAATCGTGCAGGGTGGGGCGGACGTGGGCGGCGAACTGGCCGCTCACCCGGCGGTGGATGAGGTGCATGTCACCGGCTCGGCGCGCACCTATGCGGCCTTGCAGGGCATTGGCAAACCGCTCAGCGCGGAACTGGGCAATGTCTCGCCAGTGATCGTCGTGCCTGGGCCGTGGAGTACTGGGGATGTGCGCAAGCAGGCCGCCAAGTACGCCACGTCGCTGGTGGCCAATGCGGGTTTCAACTGCGTGACGCCGCGCGTCTTTATTCAAATGGAAGGCTGGGCCCAACGCCAGGCCTTTAACCAGGCGCTGGTGGACTATTTGCGAGGTGTTCCCACCCGCCGCGCCTGGTACCCCGGCGCGGCTGAACGCCAGGCGGCTTTCGTGCAGAAATATCCCCAGGCGCAGCAGATCGGCGGCGCCGGGCAGGGTGAGTTGCCCTGGACCTATATTCCCGGCCTAGATAGTGAGGCCAAGGATGGCACTGCCTTCCGCCAGGAAGCCTTCTGCGGCCTGGCGGTGGAGACGGCCCTGCCGGCCGAGAACCCGATCGACTTTCTGCATAAAGCGGTGCAGTTCGCCAACCAGCACTTGTGGGGCGATCTGGCGGCCACTATCGTAGTTCATCCCAAATCGCTGCAGGATCCGCTGATGGAAGCCGCTGTGCAGCAGGCCATCACGGACTTACGTTACGGCACGGTGGTGGTCAACCACTGGGGCGCCCTGGCCTTTTACCTGGCCCTGACGCCCTGGGGGGCTGCACCTGGCAACACCCCTGCTGATATTCAGTCGGGTGTTGGGATGGTCTCCAACCCGCTGATGTTCGCCCAGCCGGAGAAATCCGTGGTGCAGGCGCCGTTCCTCTCATTCCCCGACCCGTACCTGGCCCAATCCAGGCGCAGCTATGCGTATTTCCGGGCCGATGCGCGCTACCAGCACCGGCCCAACGCCGGCAATCTGTTGCGGCTGCTGTGGGCGGCGCTGCGCAGCTAG
- a CDS encoding molybdenum cofactor biosynthesis protein MoaB, protein MTKSSASTQAHRQHAAEGGPLAFAVVTVSDSRTLETDTNGNYLRAEIERLGHRLVAYHLVKDEAQQIAQLLDELAAGEAQVLLFNGGTGISRRDTTYDVLSQALEKTLPGFGEIFRMLSWEQVGAAAMLSRATAGVYRGKLVISTPGSPAAVRLAWEKLIAPEVAHLAWELGR, encoded by the coding sequence ATGACCAAGTCATCCGCTTCCACCCAGGCCCACCGCCAGCATGCCGCCGAGGGCGGCCCGCTGGCTTTCGCCGTGGTCACGGTCAGCGATTCGCGCACACTAGAAACGGACACCAACGGCAACTACCTGCGCGCCGAGATCGAGCGCCTGGGACACCGCCTGGTGGCTTATCACCTGGTCAAGGACGAGGCCCAGCAGATCGCCCAACTGTTGGATGAGCTGGCAGCCGGCGAGGCGCAGGTGTTGCTCTTCAACGGCGGTACGGGCATTTCTCGCCGGGATACGACGTACGACGTGCTCAGCCAGGCCCTGGAGAAGACCCTGCCCGGGTTTGGCGAGATCTTTCGCATGTTGAGCTGGGAGCAGGTTGGCGCGGCCGCCATGCTCTCGCGGGCCACCGCCGGTGTCTACCGGGGTAAGCTGGTCATCTCCACTCCAGGTTCACCGGCTGCGGTGCGGCTGGCGTGGGAGAAGCTCATCGCTCCTGAGGTGGCGCACCTGGCTTGGGAACTGGGGCGTTAG
- the rpmB gene encoding 50S ribosomal protein L28, which produces MSRKSAITGKGPAFGNNVPFSKKKSRRRWDANIHDKRFWVPELSRFVKIRVSTRDMRSIDKHGLLPYLRSNGLTLKDVS; this is translated from the coding sequence ATGTCAAGAAAATCGGCCATCACAGGCAAAGGCCCGGCTTTCGGCAACAACGTGCCCTTCTCCAAGAAGAAGAGCCGCCGCCGCTGGGACGCCAACATTCACGACAAGCGCTTTTGGGTGCCTGAACTCAGCCGCTTCGTCAAAATTCGCGTATCCACCCGGGATATGCGCAGCATCGACAAGCATGGCCTGCTGCCCTACCTGCGCAGCAATGGCCTGACCTTGAAAGACGTCAGCTAG
- the rpsR gene encoding 30S ribosomal protein S18, with protein MAERERTQSNDAPREEREERGGRGGNNRYFRKPKTDPFEADKSLKIDYKDIELLKRFLTPEGKIRPRRQTGVNARNQRTLARAIKRARHIALLSYTDDTLD; from the coding sequence ATGGCAGAACGAGAACGCACTCAAAGCAACGACGCTCCGCGTGAAGAACGCGAGGAGCGTGGTGGTCGCGGCGGTAACAATCGCTACTTCCGCAAGCCCAAGACCGATCCGTTTGAAGCGGATAAATCCTTGAAGATCGACTACAAGGACATTGAGCTGCTGAAGCGCTTCTTGACCCCCGAAGGCAAGATCCGCCCGCGTCGCCAAACCGGCGTAAACGCCCGCAACCAGCGCACGCTGGCCCGCGCCATCAAGCGCGCCCGCCACATTGCGCTGCTCAGCTACACGGACGATACGCTGGACTAA
- the argF gene encoding ornithine carbamoyltransferase, with protein MSDPLRLMLYCRKIPSYGAPMQDFLALADLSTQEIQSLLDLAVNLKKEHAAGGNKPILQGKALAMVFQKPSLRTRVSFEMGMQHLGGHALYIGPQEIGLGQRESIADIARVLDGYVDGIMARVFAHQHVLDLAHWAEKPVINGLSDYNHPCQGLSDALTIYEHYKGDIKGLKVTYVGDGNNVAISLMHVCAKLGMNFAIGNPAGYDMPAAAIELGQKIAAQSGSTIELFNDPLAAVADADVIYTDTWTSMGQEEESKKREAVFPPFQVNNELLRAAKPTAIVMHCLPAHRGQEITDEVADGPQSQLFPQAHNRLHAQKALLATLLG; from the coding sequence ATGAGCGATCCATTGCGCTTAATGCTATACTGCCGCAAAATCCCCTCCTACGGAGCTCCCATGCAAGATTTTCTCGCTTTGGCCGACCTGAGTACCCAAGAAATCCAGTCCCTGCTTGATCTGGCAGTTAATTTAAAGAAAGAGCACGCCGCCGGCGGCAATAAGCCCATTCTGCAGGGCAAGGCCTTGGCGATGGTCTTTCAAAAGCCCAGCCTGCGCACCCGCGTCTCCTTCGAGATGGGCATGCAGCATCTGGGCGGCCACGCCCTCTATATTGGGCCGCAGGAAATCGGCCTGGGCCAGCGTGAATCGATTGCCGATATCGCCCGTGTGCTGGACGGCTACGTGGACGGCATCATGGCCCGTGTCTTCGCCCACCAGCACGTGCTGGACCTGGCCCACTGGGCCGAGAAGCCGGTGATCAACGGCCTGAGCGATTACAACCACCCCTGCCAGGGCTTGTCCGACGCCCTGACTATCTATGAGCACTACAAGGGCGATATTAAGGGCCTGAAGGTCACTTACGTCGGTGACGGCAACAATGTGGCCATCTCGCTGATGCACGTGTGTGCCAAGCTGGGCATGAATTTCGCCATCGGCAACCCTGCAGGGTACGACATGCCGGCCGCGGCGATTGAGCTGGGGCAGAAAATCGCCGCGCAGAGCGGCAGTACGATCGAGCTGTTCAATGACCCGTTGGCCGCTGTAGCGGACGCCGATGTGATCTACACCGACACCTGGACCAGCATGGGCCAGGAGGAGGAAAGCAAGAAGCGCGAAGCGGTCTTCCCGCCCTTCCAGGTCAACAACGAACTGCTGCGAGCAGCCAAGCCGACCGCCATAGTGATGCACTGCCTGCCGGCCCACCGCGGCCAGGAGATCACCGACGAAGTGGCCGACGGCCCGCAGTCGCAGCTCTTCCCGCAGGCGCACAACCGCCTGCACGCTCAGAAGGCGCTGTTGGCGACGCTGCTGGGGTAG